The proteins below are encoded in one region of Pseudomonas putida NBRC 14164:
- a CDS encoding ABC transporter ATP-binding protein gives MSEAKSNAATSETLVSFRGVQKSYDGESLIVKDLNLDIRKGEFLTLLGPSGSGKTTSLMMLAGFETPTAGEIQLAGRSINNVPPHKRDIGMVFQNYALFPHMTVAENLAFPLTVRNLSKTDVSERVKRVLNMVQLDTFAKRYPGQLSGGQQQRVALARALVFEPQLVLMDEPLGALDKQLREHMQMEIKHIHQRLGVTVVYVTHDQGEALTMSDRVAVFHQGEIQQIADPRTLYEEPCNTFVANFIGENNRINGTLLTSDGKRCQVQLPRGERVEALAVNVGQAGEPVTLSIRPERVRLNGHSESCVNRFSGRVAEFIYLGDHVRVRLEVCGKADFFVKQPIAELDPALAVGDVVPLGWEVEHARALDPIAEAH, from the coding sequence ATGAGCGAGGCGAAGTCGAACGCTGCAACCAGCGAAACGCTGGTCAGCTTCCGTGGTGTGCAGAAGAGCTACGACGGCGAGTCGCTGATCGTCAAAGACCTCAACCTGGACATCCGCAAGGGCGAGTTCCTTACCCTGCTTGGCCCGTCCGGCTCCGGCAAGACCACCAGCCTGATGATGCTGGCCGGCTTCGAAACCCCTACCGCCGGTGAAATACAGCTGGCCGGGCGCTCGATCAACAACGTGCCGCCGCACAAGCGCGACATCGGCATGGTGTTCCAGAACTACGCGCTGTTCCCGCACATGACCGTGGCCGAGAACCTGGCCTTTCCGCTGACCGTACGCAACCTGAGCAAGACCGACGTCAGTGAGCGGGTCAAACGCGTGCTGAACATGGTCCAGCTCGATACATTCGCCAAGCGCTACCCCGGCCAGCTTTCCGGTGGCCAGCAGCAGCGGGTGGCCCTGGCCCGTGCACTGGTGTTCGAGCCGCAACTGGTGCTGATGGACGAACCGCTCGGCGCGCTGGACAAGCAGCTGCGTGAGCACATGCAGATGGAGATCAAGCATATCCACCAGCGCCTGGGCGTGACCGTGGTGTACGTGACCCACGATCAGGGCGAAGCGCTGACCATGTCCGACCGCGTGGCGGTGTTCCACCAGGGCGAGATCCAGCAGATCGCCGACCCGCGCACGCTGTACGAAGAACCCTGCAATACCTTCGTCGCCAACTTCATCGGCGAGAACAACCGTATCAACGGCACCTTGCTGACCAGCGATGGCAAGCGCTGCCAGGTGCAGCTGCCGCGCGGCGAGCGGGTCGAAGCGCTGGCGGTGAACGTCGGCCAGGCCGGCGAGCCGGTAACCCTGTCGATCCGCCCGGAGCGTGTGCGCCTGAATGGCCACAGCGAGAGCTGCGTCAACCGCTTCTCTGGCCGGGTGGCCGAATTCATTTACCTGGGCGACCACGTGCGGGTGCGCCTGGAAGTTTGCGGCAAGGCCGATTTCTTCGTGAAACAGCCGATTGCCGAGCTCGACCCGGCCCTGGCCGTGGGCGATGTGGTACCGCTGGGCTGGGAGGTGGAGCACGCCCGCGCGCTCGATCCGATTGCCGAAGCCCATTGA
- a CDS encoding ABC transporter substrate-binding protein, protein MRKQLKLTALALGLFAAGQAMAADLTVISFGGANKAAQVKAFYEPWEKAGNGKIVAGEYNGEMAKVKAMVDTKSVSWNLVEVESPELARGCDEGMFEELDPALFGSESDYVPGAIQPCGVGFFVWSTVMAYNADKLKTAPTSWADFWDTKQFPGKRGLRKGAKYTMEFALMADGVAPKDVYKVLATKEGQDRAFKKLDELKPSIQWWEAGAQPPQFLASGDVVMSSAYNGRIAAVQKESNLKVVWNGGIYDFGAWAIPKGAKNVEEAKKFIAYSVKPEQQKIYSENIAYGPANSNAVSLLSDEVKKDMPTTPENIANQVQIDVAFWADNSEQLEQRFNAWAAKK, encoded by the coding sequence ATGCGCAAGCAGTTGAAACTGACCGCCCTGGCCCTGGGGCTGTTCGCCGCTGGCCAGGCCATGGCCGCAGACCTCACCGTGATCTCGTTCGGGGGCGCCAACAAGGCCGCCCAGGTCAAAGCGTTCTACGAGCCATGGGAGAAGGCGGGCAATGGCAAGATCGTCGCCGGCGAGTACAACGGCGAAATGGCCAAGGTCAAGGCGATGGTCGACACCAAGAGCGTGTCGTGGAACCTGGTAGAGGTTGAGTCGCCAGAGCTGGCGCGCGGGTGCGATGAGGGCATGTTCGAAGAACTCGACCCAGCCCTGTTCGGCAGCGAGTCCGATTACGTGCCTGGTGCCATCCAGCCTTGCGGCGTGGGCTTCTTCGTGTGGTCCACGGTCATGGCTTATAACGCCGACAAGCTCAAGACCGCACCTACCAGCTGGGCCGATTTCTGGGACACCAAGCAGTTCCCAGGCAAGCGTGGCTTGCGCAAGGGCGCCAAGTACACCATGGAATTTGCACTGATGGCCGATGGCGTTGCGCCCAAGGACGTCTACAAGGTGCTGGCCACAAAGGAAGGCCAGGACCGCGCCTTCAAGAAACTTGATGAACTCAAGCCCAGCATCCAGTGGTGGGAAGCGGGTGCACAGCCACCGCAGTTCCTGGCTTCAGGCGACGTGGTCATGAGCTCTGCCTACAACGGCCGTATTGCCGCTGTGCAGAAAGAGAGCAACCTCAAGGTGGTGTGGAACGGCGGCATCTACGACTTTGGCGCCTGGGCGATCCCTAAAGGTGCCAAGAACGTCGAAGAGGCGAAGAAGTTCATCGCCTACAGCGTCAAGCCCGAACAGCAGAAGATCTACTCCGAGAACATCGCCTACGGCCCGGCCAACTCCAACGCAGTAAGCCTGCTGTCGGACGAGGTGAAGAAGGACATGCCGACCACGCCTGAGAACATTGCCAACCAGGTGCAGATCGACGTGGCCTTCTGGGCCGACAACAGCGAGCAGCTGGAGCAACGCTTCAACGCCTGGGCGGCGAAGAAGTAA
- a CDS encoding ABC transporter permease, with the protein MAIAVPLNEGAGPSLKQRLKHAERVNRWKAQALIAPLALFLLLVFLVPIAALLYKSVGNPEVVAGLPRTVDVITQWDGKSLPGEDVYKALSQDLAESRKNQTLGDLSKRLNMELAGYRSLLTKTARALPFKVEPASYKDALQAVDERWGDPAYWQAIRRNTSTVTSFYLLASVDHRIDDLGELAKATPDQAIYLDIFARTLWMGVVITAICLVLAYPLAYLLANLPTRQSNLLMILVLLPFWTSILVRVAAWIVLLQSGGLINSALMAMGIIDQPLELVFNRTGVYISMVHILLPFMILPLYSVMKGISPSYMRAAISLGCHPFASFWRVYFPQTYAGVGAGCLLVFILAIGYYITPALLGSPNDQMVSYFVAFYTNTSINWGMATALGGLLLLATVLLYLIYSWLVGASRLRLS; encoded by the coding sequence ATGGCCATTGCAGTGCCCCTCAACGAAGGCGCAGGTCCAAGTCTCAAGCAGCGCCTGAAGCACGCCGAGCGGGTCAACCGCTGGAAGGCGCAGGCGTTGATCGCGCCGCTGGCGCTGTTTCTTCTTCTGGTGTTCCTGGTGCCGATTGCGGCGCTGCTGTACAAGAGCGTCGGCAACCCGGAAGTGGTCGCTGGCCTGCCACGCACGGTAGACGTCATCACCCAGTGGGATGGCAAGAGCCTGCCCGGTGAGGATGTGTACAAGGCGCTGAGCCAGGACTTGGCCGAGTCGCGCAAGAACCAGACCCTTGGCGACCTTTCCAAGCGCCTGAACATGGAACTGGCCGGCTACCGCAGCCTGTTGACCAAGACCGCCCGCGCACTGCCATTCAAGGTCGAGCCTGCCTCTTATAAAGACGCCCTGCAGGCCGTCGACGAGCGTTGGGGCGACCCAGCCTACTGGCAGGCGATACGCCGCAATACCAGTACGGTGACCTCGTTCTACCTGCTGGCTTCTGTGGACCACCGCATCGACGACCTGGGCGAGCTGGCCAAGGCCACGCCGGACCAGGCCATTTACCTGGATATCTTTGCCCGCACCCTGTGGATGGGTGTAGTGATTACCGCCATCTGCCTGGTGCTGGCTTACCCACTGGCCTACCTGCTGGCCAACCTGCCAACCCGGCAGAGCAACCTGCTGATGATTCTGGTGCTGCTGCCGTTCTGGACCTCGATCCTGGTGCGGGTGGCGGCGTGGATCGTGCTGCTGCAGTCGGGTGGCCTGATCAACAGTGCACTGATGGCCATGGGCATCATCGACCAGCCGCTGGAACTGGTGTTCAACCGCACCGGTGTGTACATCTCCATGGTGCACATCCTGCTGCCGTTCATGATCCTGCCGCTGTACAGCGTGATGAAGGGCATTTCGCCCAGCTATATGCGTGCCGCGATCTCGCTGGGCTGCCATCCGTTCGCCAGCTTCTGGCGGGTGTACTTCCCGCAGACCTACGCCGGTGTTGGCGCGGGTTGCCTGCTGGTGTTCATCCTGGCCATCGGCTACTACATCACCCCGGCGCTGCTGGGGAGCCCGAACGACCAGATGGTCAGCTACTTCGTTGCCTTTTATACCAACACCAGCATCAACTGGGGCATGGCCACCGCGCTGGGTGGGCTGTTGCTTTTGGCTACCGTGCTGTTGTACCTGATCTATAGCTGGCTGGTCGGCGCCAGCCGCCTGCGCCTGAGCTGA
- a CDS encoding ABC transporter permease, whose amino-acid sequence MLSPYMSPVERVWFYSLRILCGLVLLFLILPVLVIVPLSFNSGSFLVYPLQGFSLQWYQDFFGSAEWMRALKNSIIVAPAATVLAMVFGTLAAIGLTRGDFPGKSLVMALVISPMVVPVVIIGVASYLFFAPLGMGNSFTSLILVHAVLGVPFVIITVSATLQGFNYNLVRAAASLGASPLLAFRRVTLPLIAPGVISGALFAFATSFDEVVVTLFLAGPEQATLPRQMFSGIRENLSPTIAAAATLLIAFSVVLLLTLEWLRGRSEKLRTQQPA is encoded by the coding sequence ATGTTGAGCCCCTATATGTCGCCCGTGGAGCGGGTCTGGTTCTACAGCCTGCGCATTCTTTGCGGCCTGGTTTTGCTGTTCCTGATCTTGCCGGTGCTGGTGATCGTGCCGCTGTCGTTCAACAGTGGCAGCTTCCTGGTGTACCCGTTGCAGGGCTTTTCGCTGCAGTGGTACCAGGACTTCTTCGGCTCGGCCGAATGGATGCGGGCGCTGAAAAACAGCATCATCGTCGCCCCGGCGGCCACGGTGCTGGCCATGGTGTTCGGCACCCTGGCGGCCATTGGCCTGACCCGTGGCGATTTCCCCGGCAAGTCGCTGGTGATGGCGCTGGTGATTTCACCGATGGTGGTGCCGGTGGTGATCATCGGTGTGGCCAGCTACCTGTTCTTTGCACCGCTGGGTATGGGTAACAGCTTCACCTCGCTGATTCTGGTGCATGCGGTGCTGGGTGTACCGTTCGTCATCATTACCGTGTCGGCAACCTTGCAGGGCTTCAACTACAACTTGGTGCGGGCGGCTGCCAGCCTGGGTGCGTCGCCGCTGCTGGCCTTCCGTCGGGTGACCCTGCCGCTGATTGCGCCCGGGGTGATCTCGGGTGCGCTGTTTGCCTTTGCGACGTCGTTCGACGAGGTGGTGGTGACACTGTTCCTGGCCGGGCCGGAGCAGGCGACCCTGCCGCGGCAGATGTTCAGTGGTATCCGCGAAAACCTGAGCCCCACCATTGCTGCTGCGGCGACCTTGCTGATTGCGTTCTCGGTGGTGTTGCTGCTGACCCTGGAGTGGTTGCGTGGGCGCAGCGAGAAGCTGAGAACACAGCAACCGGCCTGA
- the rpe gene encoding ribulose-phosphate 3-epimerase: MQPYAIAPSILSADFARLGEDVDKVLAAGADIVHFDVMDNHYVPNLTIGPMVCTALRKYGVTAPIDVHLMVSPVDRIIGDFIEAGATYITFHPEASQHVDRSLQLIKDGGCKAGLVFNPASSLDALKYVMDKVDMVLLMSVNPGFGGQKFIPGTLDKLREARALIDASGRDIRLEIDGGVNVNNIREIAAAGADTFVAGSAIFNAPDYQEVIARMRAELAQARP, from the coding sequence ATGCAGCCCTACGCTATTGCCCCCTCCATCCTCTCCGCCGATTTCGCCCGCCTGGGTGAAGACGTCGACAAGGTATTGGCTGCGGGTGCCGACATCGTCCACTTCGATGTCATGGACAACCACTACGTTCCCAACCTGACCATTGGCCCGATGGTCTGCACCGCCCTGCGCAAGTACGGTGTTACCGCGCCGATCGACGTGCACCTGATGGTCAGCCCGGTCGACCGCATCATCGGCGACTTCATCGAAGCCGGCGCCACCTACATCACCTTCCACCCGGAAGCCTCGCAGCACGTCGACCGTTCGCTGCAACTGATCAAGGATGGCGGCTGCAAGGCCGGCCTGGTGTTCAACCCGGCCAGCAGCCTGGATGCCCTGAAGTACGTGATGGACAAAGTCGACATGGTGCTGCTGATGAGCGTCAACCCAGGCTTCGGCGGGCAGAAGTTCATCCCGGGCACCCTCGACAAGCTGCGCGAGGCGCGTGCGCTGATCGACGCCAGTGGCCGTGATATCCGCCTGGAAATCGACGGTGGCGTGAACGTCAACAACATCCGCGAGATCGCTGCCGCTGGCGCCGACACCTTCGTGGCCGGCTCGGCAATCTTCAACGCCCCGGACTACCAGGAAGTCATCGCCAGGATGCGCGCCGAACTGGCTCAGGCCCGCCCATGA
- a CDS encoding phosphoglycolate phosphatase — MSGFEQLFPGTLPRLVMFDLDGTLIDSVPDLAAAVDRMLLELGRPPAGLEAVRHWVGNGAHVLVRRALAGGIDHAAVDDALADQALALFMDAYAQSHELTVVYPGVQDTLRWLRKRGVEMALITNKPERFVGPLLDQMKIGNYFRWIIGGDTLPQKKPDPAALLFVMQMASVTPQQSLFVGDSRSDVLAAKAAGVQCVGLTYGYNHGRPIHDESPNLVIDDLRALLPGCADPATGITLANLQALQDREPTVVVTGKFWMKVIKALARWRWRA, encoded by the coding sequence ATGAGTGGCTTCGAGCAGCTCTTCCCGGGGACGCTGCCCAGGCTGGTGATGTTCGATCTGGACGGTACCCTGATCGATTCCGTGCCTGACCTGGCCGCCGCCGTGGACCGCATGCTGCTCGAACTGGGGCGCCCGCCTGCCGGCCTTGAGGCAGTACGCCACTGGGTCGGCAACGGCGCCCACGTGCTGGTGCGCCGTGCGCTGGCGGGTGGCATAGACCACGCCGCCGTGGACGATGCGCTGGCCGACCAGGCGCTGGCGCTGTTCATGGACGCCTATGCGCAAAGCCATGAGCTGACCGTGGTCTACCCCGGTGTGCAAGACACCCTGCGCTGGCTGCGCAAGCGGGGCGTGGAAATGGCCCTGATCACCAACAAGCCCGAGCGCTTCGTCGGCCCGTTGCTGGACCAGATGAAAATCGGCAACTACTTCCGCTGGATCATTGGCGGCGACACCCTGCCACAGAAAAAGCCAGACCCGGCGGCTTTGCTGTTTGTCATGCAGATGGCCAGCGTTACCCCGCAGCAGTCGCTGTTTGTCGGCGATTCGCGCAGTGACGTGTTGGCGGCCAAGGCAGCTGGCGTGCAGTGCGTGGGGCTGACCTATGGCTACAACCATGGCCGGCCGATCCACGACGAATCCCCCAACCTGGTAATCGACGATCTGCGTGCGTTGCTGCCCGGTTGCGCAGACCCGGCCACTGGGATAACGTTGGCCAACCTTCAAGCCTTACAAGACAGAGAGCCCACCGTGGTGGTTACTGGCAAATTCTGGATGAAAGTCATCAAGGCCCTGGCCCGTTGGCGTTGGCGCGCCTGA
- the trpE gene encoding anthranilate synthase component I encodes MNREEFLRLAAAGYNRIPLACETLADFDTPLSIYLKLADQPNSYLLESVQGGEKWGRYSMIGLPSRTVMRVHGYHVSILQDGVEVESHDVEDPLAFVESFKDRYKVADIPGLPRFNGGLVGYFGYDCVRYVEKRLGASPNPDPLGVPDILLMVSDAVVVFDNLAGKMHAIVLVDPAEDQAFEQGQARLQGLLETLRQPITPRRGLDLSGPQAAEPEFRSSYTRDDYENAVGRIKEYILAGDCMQVVPSQRMSIDFKAAPIDLYRALRCFNPTPYMYFFNFGDFHVVGSSPEVLVRVEDNLVTVRPIAGTRPRGATEEADRALEDDLLSDDKEIAEHLMLIDLGRNDVGRVSSTGSVRLTEKMVIERYSNVMHIVSNVTGQLREGLTAMDALRAILPAGTLSGAPKIRAMEIIDELEPVKRGVYGGAVGYFAWNGNMDTAIAIRTAVIKDGELHVQAGGGIVADSVPALEWEETINKRRAMFRAVALAEQTLAK; translated from the coding sequence ATGAACCGCGAAGAATTCCTGCGCCTGGCCGCTGCCGGCTACAACCGCATTCCCCTGGCCTGCGAAACCCTGGCCGACTTCGACACGCCGTTGTCGATCTACCTGAAACTGGCTGACCAGCCGAATTCGTATCTCCTCGAGTCGGTGCAGGGTGGCGAGAAATGGGGCCGTTACTCGATGATCGGCCTGCCGTCGCGCACCGTGATGCGTGTGCACGGCTACCACGTCAGTATCCTGCAGGATGGCGTCGAGGTTGAAAGCCACGATGTCGAAGACCCGCTGGCCTTTGTCGAAAGTTTCAAGGACCGTTACAAGGTCGCTGATATCCCTGGTCTGCCGCGCTTCAACGGCGGCCTGGTCGGCTACTTTGGCTATGATTGCGTGCGTTATGTGGAAAAACGCCTTGGCGCCAGCCCCAACCCGGACCCGCTGGGCGTGCCGGATATCCTGCTGATGGTGTCCGATGCGGTGGTGGTGTTCGACAACCTGGCAGGCAAGATGCACGCCATCGTGCTGGTCGACCCGGCTGAAGATCAGGCCTTTGAACAGGGCCAGGCACGCCTGCAAGGCCTGCTGGAAACCCTGCGTCAGCCGATCACCCCGCGCCGCGGCCTGGACCTGAGTGGCCCGCAGGCCGCCGAGCCGGAATTCCGCTCCAGCTATACCCGCGACGACTACGAGAACGCGGTCGGCCGTATCAAGGAGTACATCCTGGCCGGCGACTGCATGCAGGTGGTGCCGTCGCAACGCATGTCGATCGACTTCAAGGCTGCGCCCATCGACCTGTACCGTGCGCTGCGCTGCTTCAACCCGACGCCGTACATGTACTTCTTCAACTTCGGCGACTTCCATGTGGTCGGCAGTTCGCCCGAGGTGCTGGTGCGGGTCGAGGACAACCTGGTCACCGTGCGCCCGATTGCCGGTACCCGGCCGCGTGGCGCGACTGAAGAAGCCGACCGCGCGCTGGAAGACGACCTGCTGTCGGACGACAAGGAAATCGCCGAACACCTGATGCTGATCGACCTGGGCCGCAACGACGTCGGCCGTGTGTCCTCGACCGGCAGTGTGCGCCTGACCGAGAAGATGGTGATCGAGCGTTACTCCAACGTGATGCACATTGTCTCCAACGTCACCGGCCAGCTGCGTGAGGGGCTGACGGCGATGGATGCACTGCGGGCAATCCTGCCGGCTGGCACCCTGTCGGGTGCACCGAAGATTCGCGCGATGGAGATCATCGACGAGCTGGAGCCGGTCAAGCGTGGGGTCTACGGTGGTGCAGTCGGCTACTTTGCCTGGAACGGCAACATGGACACCGCGATCGCAATCCGTACAGCCGTGATCAAGGACGGTGAACTGCATGTGCAGGCCGGGGGCGGCATCGTTGCCGACTCGGTGCCGGCGCTGGAGTGGGAAGAAACCATCAACAAGCGCCGGGCCATGTTCCGTGCCGTGGCGCTTGCAGAGCAGACGTTGGCTAAATAA